In Limosilactobacillus sp. WILCCON 0051, a single window of DNA contains:
- a CDS encoding phosphoglycerate kinase, which produces MAKMTVEDLPLEGKKVLMRVDFNVPIKDGVVGDDNRIVAALPTINYVIDHGGRAILFSHLGRIKKEEDKPGLSLRPVAERLSNLLNKPVTFVPVTEGKQLEDAISQMNNGDVLLVQNTRYEDVKDGEYVKRESGNDPELGKYWASLGDVFVNDAFGTAHRAHASNVGIAQAIGAGKSGVGFLMEKEIKFLGDAVDNPVRPFVAILGGAKVSDKIGVIDHLLDKADKIIIGGGMAYTFYAAKGIKTGNSLVEKDKIDVAKQIMDKAGDKLVLPIDNVVADAFKNDANTKVVEGDIDDGWMALDIGPKTIELYKSVLADAKTVVWNGPMGVFEMSNFAKGTLEIGKFLGTLTDATTIVGGGDSTAAAKQLGIADRLSHISTGGGASLTYLEGKELPGIAAISEK; this is translated from the coding sequence ATGGCTAAAATGACTGTTGAAGATCTTCCATTGGAAGGCAAAAAAGTTTTGATGCGCGTTGACTTCAATGTGCCAATCAAGGATGGTGTCGTTGGTGACGACAATCGAATCGTGGCTGCTCTGCCAACGATCAACTACGTTATCGATCATGGCGGTCGAGCAATCCTGTTCTCTCACCTGGGTCGGATCAAGAAAGAAGAAGACAAGCCAGGTCTGTCGCTGCGTCCAGTTGCTGAACGTCTCTCCAACCTGCTGAACAAGCCGGTTACTTTTGTTCCGGTAACGGAAGGCAAGCAGCTGGAAGACGCCATCAGCCAAATGAACAATGGTGACGTACTGCTGGTTCAAAACACGCGTTACGAAGACGTTAAAGACGGTGAATACGTTAAGCGTGAATCAGGCAACGACCCTGAATTGGGCAAGTACTGGGCATCATTGGGCGATGTTTTTGTAAACGATGCCTTTGGTACTGCTCACCGTGCTCATGCTTCCAACGTTGGTATTGCCCAAGCAATCGGCGCTGGCAAGTCAGGCGTTGGCTTCTTGATGGAAAAGGAAATCAAGTTCTTGGGTGACGCTGTTGACAACCCAGTTCGTCCTTTTGTTGCCATCTTGGGTGGTGCCAAGGTATCTGACAAGATTGGCGTTATCGACCACCTGCTGGACAAAGCCGACAAGATCATCATCGGTGGTGGGATGGCTTACACGTTCTACGCTGCCAAGGGCATTAAGACTGGTAACTCACTGGTTGAAAAAGACAAGATCGATGTTGCCAAGCAAATTATGGACAAGGCCGGCGACAAGCTGGTTCTGCCAATTGACAATGTGGTTGCTGATGCCTTTAAGAATGACGCCAACACTAAGGTAGTTGAAGGTGACATTGACGATGGCTGGATGGCATTGGACATTGGTCCTAAGACGATTGAACTGTACAAGAGCGTTTTGGCTGATGCCAAGACGGTTGTATGGAACGGCCCAATGGGTGTCTTTGAAATGAGCAACTTTGCCAAGGGTACGCTGGAAATCGGCAAGTTCCTGGGTACGTTGACTGATGCTACGACGATTGTTGGTGGTGGGGACTCCACGGCTGCAGCCAAGCAATTGGGGATTGCTGACCGTTTGAGCCACATCTCAACTGGTGGCGGTGCCTCATTGACTTACTTGGAAGGTAAAGAACTGCCAGGGATCGCAGCGATTTCTGAAAAGTAA